One window of uncultured Methanoregula sp. genomic DNA carries:
- a CDS encoding ATP-binding cassette domain-containing protein, which translates to MTSHPRQRQSPLLEFGNITVFRDNTIALNRISLVIHEGENIAILGPNGAGKSSLVKTITRELYPAMPDEGMVFRIRGQEVWDVFELRSTIGIVSNELQNTFNREMTAREVILSGFFSSVGLFNRQITPAMIQKTDDICAFLEIGHLQDRLMTEMSSGEARRFLIGRALVHDPKTLILDEPTNSLDLHSLHTFRKIIRKIAQSGTGIILVTHNLHDIIPEISRVVLMKEGKIVNDGPKSALLTGSTIGSLFSVPLKVIESDGYYYAAGY; encoded by the coding sequence ATGACTTCGCACCCCCGACAGAGACAAAGCCCCTTGCTCGAGTTTGGGAATATCACGGTATTCCGGGACAACACCATAGCCCTGAACCGGATATCCCTTGTTATCCACGAAGGCGAGAATATCGCGATTCTTGGCCCCAACGGGGCGGGAAAATCTTCGCTCGTAAAAACAATTACCCGGGAGCTGTACCCGGCAATGCCGGATGAGGGAATGGTGTTCCGGATCCGGGGGCAGGAAGTCTGGGACGTGTTCGAGCTGCGGTCCACGATCGGTATCGTCTCGAACGAGCTGCAGAATACGTTCAACCGCGAGATGACCGCAAGGGAAGTTATCCTCTCCGGGTTTTTTTCAAGCGTGGGATTGTTCAACCGGCAGATCACGCCGGCAATGATACAGAAGACGGATGACATCTGCGCATTCCTGGAGATCGGGCACCTCCAGGATCGCCTCATGACGGAGATGTCGTCGGGGGAGGCCCGGCGGTTCCTGATCGGGAGGGCGCTGGTCCATGATCCAAAGACCCTTATCCTGGATGAGCCGACCAACAGCCTCGACCTCCATTCCCTGCACACGTTCCGGAAGATCATCCGGAAGATCGCCCAGTCGGGTACCGGTATCATCCTTGTCACCCACAATCTCCACGATATCATACCGGAGATTTCCCGGGTGGTCCTGATGAAGGAGGGCAAGATTGTAAACGACGGCCCGAAATCCGCCCTGCTGACCGGGAGCACGATCGGCAGCCTCTTTTCCGTGCCGCTGAAGGTTATAGAATCTGACGGGTATTATTACGCGGCCGGGTACTGA
- a CDS encoding MBL fold metallo-hydrolase gives MPAGNDQLISLEWQPVPGAFGASIFPLIRKIDTISSNSYIIQTPDVILLIDPGGLTDQAEQLMAVIEACRLACDRPVFVFLTHAHIDHFIGAQHLPAFAYTGGAVFSVQECGADTLERGDGKLTQADLLGVSQVPMKVGFRLLAQQRAEVRGVPVALSFSNGAEVTVVQDRAGTEPGGDLVRERITFGPGPQVEVFHTPGHSPDSICIRIGELLFIGDILFAANPGIAGLCGWSQEDLVRSLAGINGILSGGGIRTVCPGHGRVIPAGDATRILSAVRNDALALADIAELNRERAVETAAFAEDCMDEVNEIFTIMAGRLYYISYVMDELGEPEIAERMYTEFNGDAIDELLGAFRDFAEEHHRHENVSIHLALKAGQVIARLDRAFKKDELARLIDPTLVQRAGRLLSDYTTTLRGFHPPADLAVCDLTHQVKALVTGLSVSTCSDEDMLDSADDDAAFARMLIARVGAHPLLEEIDLTLEAGDRPLSAIVDRDQFSDVLTYILEELVGTGSRQIIITLEQAGHEAVVTVSGDTARREAPEKQKPWRFLERLCARAGGRLTSTEENGLRRFVITTDLE, from the coding sequence TTGCCGGCTGGTAACGACCAGCTCATTTCCCTCGAATGGCAACCGGTTCCCGGGGCGTTCGGGGCCTCCATCTTCCCGCTGATCCGGAAAATCGATACCATCTCTTCCAATTCGTATATCATCCAGACCCCGGACGTCATCCTGCTCATCGATCCCGGCGGGCTCACCGACCAGGCTGAACAGCTCATGGCGGTTATTGAAGCCTGCCGCCTGGCGTGCGATCGCCCGGTCTTTGTTTTTCTCACCCACGCCCATATCGATCACTTCATCGGGGCCCAGCACCTTCCCGCGTTCGCGTACACCGGGGGTGCGGTTTTCTCGGTCCAGGAATGCGGGGCCGACACGCTCGAACGCGGCGACGGGAAACTGACGCAGGCTGACCTGCTCGGGGTCTCCCAGGTGCCCATGAAGGTCGGGTTCCGCCTCCTGGCACAGCAGCGGGCAGAAGTTCGCGGCGTCCCGGTTGCCCTCTCCTTTTCAAACGGTGCCGAAGTCACGGTGGTGCAGGACCGGGCGGGAACAGAACCGGGCGGGGATCTGGTCCGCGAACGGATAACATTCGGGCCCGGGCCGCAGGTCGAAGTCTTCCATACCCCGGGCCACAGCCCGGACAGCATCTGTATCCGGATCGGCGAACTCCTGTTTATCGGCGACATCCTGTTTGCAGCAAATCCCGGGATTGCAGGATTGTGCGGGTGGTCGCAGGAGGATCTTGTCCGGTCCCTTGCCGGGATCAACGGTATCCTTTCCGGAGGCGGGATCCGCACGGTCTGCCCCGGCCACGGCAGGGTGATCCCGGCGGGAGATGCAACGAGAATACTTTCCGCTGTCAGGAACGATGCACTCGCTCTTGCGGACATCGCCGAACTGAACAGGGAACGGGCTGTCGAGACCGCCGCGTTTGCCGAGGACTGCATGGACGAGGTCAACGAGATCTTCACGATCATGGCCGGCCGCCTCTATTACATCTCGTATGTCATGGACGAACTGGGAGAACCTGAAATCGCCGAGCGGATGTATACCGAGTTCAACGGCGATGCAATCGACGAACTTCTCGGGGCATTCAGGGACTTTGCAGAAGAACACCACCGGCATGAGAACGTCTCGATACACCTGGCCCTCAAGGCCGGCCAGGTAATTGCCAGGCTGGACCGGGCATTCAAAAAAGACGAACTCGCCCGGCTTATCGACCCGACCCTGGTCCAGCGGGCTGGCAGGCTGCTCTCCGATTATACCACGACACTGCGCGGGTTCCATCCCCCGGCCGATCTTGCCGTTTGCGATCTCACGCACCAGGTAAAAGCCCTCGTGACCGGGCTCTCGGTATCCACGTGTTCCGATGAGGACATGCTTGATTCGGCCGATGACGATGCCGCCTTTGCCCGGATGCTCATCGCCCGCGTCGGGGCCCACCCGCTCCTCGAGGAGATCGATCTCACGCTTGAAGCCGGTGACCGGCCATTATCCGCAATCGTGGACCGCGACCAGTTCTCGGATGTCCTGACCTATATTCTCGAAGAACTCGTGGGCACCGGTTCCCGGCAGATAATCATCACGCTGGAACAGGCGGGACACGAAGCCGTTGTCACGGTATCCGGGGATACTGCCCGACGGGAAGCACCGGAAAAACAGAAACCCTGGCGGTTCCTGGAACGGCTCTGTGCACGGGCGGGGGGCAGGCTTACTTCCACGGAGGAGAACGGTCTCCGCAGGTTTGTTATAACAACGGACCTGGAATAG
- a CDS encoding STAS domain-containing protein — protein MEISSATQEKGTVLSLTGRVDTATAPTLEQAINKEIDLGHRKILLNFSGVNYISSGGLRVLLASAKKLKNPDDRFGLTNLNPEVHKILKLAGFTSIFSIYPSEGEALAGW, from the coding sequence ATGGAGATTTCATCAGCAACACAGGAAAAAGGAACCGTCCTCTCTCTTACCGGGAGGGTCGATACAGCAACGGCCCCAACACTCGAACAGGCGATCAACAAAGAGATCGATCTCGGGCACCGGAAGATCCTGCTGAATTTTTCCGGAGTCAATTACATCAGCAGCGGGGGCCTCCGGGTGCTTCTTGCCTCGGCAAAGAAACTCAAGAACCCCGATGACCGGTTCGGTCTTACGAACCTGAACCCCGAAGTCCACAAGATACTCAAGCTTGCCGGGTTCACCTCGATCTTTTCCATTTATCCTTCTGAGGGAGAGGCCCTTGCCGGCTGGTAA
- a CDS encoding SpoIIE family protein phosphatase: protein MAADIVSSLLLMLQLICVIVVVAYLLTRSRIFNDVLDGHPSLKIQLILILVFGALSVYGTVAGVEFMGAIINVRDLGPMVAGLIGGPFVGLGAGLIGAAYRLSLGGLTVYSCSLATVLAGLFGGLIWLANKRKFIGITGAVIFAAIMEGIHMLLALIICGPTQQIIAIIQTLAIPMIVSNAAGMFVFAFIIQNLQNERKMQAERDVLLREMERKDTELAIAAEIQQSFLPDTIRQVEGFEIAAKSVMAKEVGGDFFDVIPLEVIPLSRNRLGIMIADVSGKGIPAALFMALSRIVVRVNATWYPELPAEAIRDANAIITADSRAGMFVTLFYGILDGEKKSLTYVNAGHNPPLLCHAADGTFEELPATGIAIGALDDADYTSASVPLVPGDVLVLYTDGITEAENVRQDMFGEERLYEIIRQSRNLSAPEISSRILEEVRKFCGDHPQSDDITLMVIKALVIP from the coding sequence ATGGCAGCCGATATCGTCTCATCCTTGCTCCTCATGCTCCAGCTGATCTGTGTCATCGTTGTTGTGGCATACCTGCTTACCCGGAGCAGGATCTTCAATGATGTCCTTGACGGTCACCCTTCCCTGAAAATCCAGCTCATCCTGATCCTGGTTTTTGGTGCCCTGTCGGTCTACGGTACCGTAGCCGGCGTGGAGTTCATGGGCGCCATCATCAACGTGCGGGACCTCGGCCCCATGGTTGCCGGTCTCATCGGGGGCCCGTTCGTGGGACTCGGGGCCGGTCTCATCGGCGCTGCATACCGGCTGAGCCTCGGTGGCCTGACGGTGTATTCCTGTTCGCTTGCAACGGTCCTCGCGGGTCTTTTCGGTGGCCTGATCTGGCTTGCCAACAAGCGGAAGTTTATCGGGATTACGGGAGCTGTCATCTTTGCGGCGATCATGGAAGGGATCCACATGCTCCTTGCCCTGATCATCTGCGGGCCTACCCAGCAGATCATAGCAATTATCCAGACCCTGGCAATCCCGATGATCGTTTCCAATGCTGCGGGAATGTTCGTCTTTGCCTTTATCATCCAGAATCTCCAGAACGAGCGGAAGATGCAGGCCGAGCGAGATGTCCTGTTGCGGGAGATGGAGCGCAAGGACACCGAGCTTGCGATCGCTGCCGAGATCCAGCAGAGTTTCCTCCCGGATACCATCCGGCAGGTTGAAGGATTCGAGATCGCCGCCAAGAGTGTCATGGCAAAGGAAGTGGGCGGGGACTTTTTCGATGTGATCCCCCTTGAAGTGATCCCGCTCTCCCGGAACCGGCTCGGCATCATGATCGCGGATGTCTCCGGCAAAGGAATCCCGGCTGCCCTTTTTATGGCGTTATCACGGATTGTTGTCCGGGTCAATGCCACGTGGTATCCCGAACTTCCTGCAGAGGCGATCCGGGATGCCAATGCCATCATCACCGCGGATTCGCGGGCAGGAATGTTCGTCACGCTCTTTTACGGGATTCTCGATGGCGAGAAAAAGAGCCTGACGTACGTCAATGCAGGGCACAACCCGCCGCTCCTCTGCCATGCTGCCGATGGTACATTCGAAGAACTGCCGGCAACCGGCATTGCTATCGGGGCATTGGACGATGCCGATTATACATCGGCGTCCGTCCCGCTCGTGCCGGGTGATGTCCTGGTATTGTATACCGACGGGATAACGGAAGCGGAGAATGTACGCCAGGACATGTTTGGCGAGGAGCGGCTCTACGAGATTATCCGCCAATCCCGCAACCTTTCGGCACCGGAGATCTCGTCACGGATTCTCGAAGAGGTCCGGAAGTTCTGCGGGGATCATCCCCAGTCGGACGACATCACCCTGATGGTCATAAAAGCTCTTGTGATCCCATGA
- a CDS encoding ATP-binding protein, producing the protein MSSSFVLTIRPDLDEIAGISTALEQVMKTHSFGEEEILDTQLAVEEAITNVIVHGYEGREGEIVIACRATKGIVEIQIEDKAPPFDPLSLPEPDLTASVDDRKIGGLGIFLIRQVMDDIVYRHEDNKNILILVKRRPADS; encoded by the coding sequence ATGAGCAGTTCGTTTGTCCTCACCATAAGACCGGATCTCGACGAGATCGCCGGGATCTCAACCGCTCTTGAACAGGTGATGAAAACCCATTCCTTTGGCGAGGAGGAGATCCTCGACACGCAGCTTGCGGTGGAAGAAGCGATAACGAACGTGATCGTGCACGGGTACGAAGGCCGCGAAGGCGAGATCGTGATCGCCTGCCGGGCAACAAAAGGGATCGTGGAGATCCAGATCGAGGATAAGGCACCGCCGTTCGATCCGCTCTCCCTTCCCGAGCCTGACCTGACCGCCAGTGTTGACGACCGGAAGATCGGGGGCCTGGGGATCTTCCTGATCCGCCAAGTGATGGACGATATCGTTTACCGGCACGAGGACAATAAAAATATCCTGATCCTCGTCAAGCGCAGGCCGGCTGATTCCTGA
- a CDS encoding STAS domain-containing protein has product MEARSERREGVLIFFVTGRLDAFGAQQMDTWAREALNDDDKELVLDLTGAPYLSSGGIRSFNSLKREMKRRSGRFALSGIGEYPKKVLDMAGFNTVFEIFLTTDDAVADMAKHRKNPSLFNEIFYKKIVEDGVNLTIEPGWMTSPPVLRVMGDLNKVIFARIAEADIREKKFSEVMYSLGLGALGADKKDAMPLLGEMITLHGSMVWLPTDGNNTPDFLTPLDAGGDVPVYTGYNITLDGPFNEYFTLDATDPKGVSVADIYRIIFSSAQERVRTYRGIVAITIWGVLVSLASSGLKKSPVAASAPKDGASIMAPSHVHEWMASETPSPYKGDTLVSFGIGIDLSRDLSSFQAEDLASLYYANPLNKGAAKQMYLHNHGVVFQNIPYDPSLDLNTQVKKIVTDGEFVDMRHLLDTTRLRKAKIGVSYIQEIAREP; this is encoded by the coding sequence ATGGAAGCCAGGAGCGAGAGAAGAGAGGGCGTTCTGATCTTTTTTGTGACCGGGAGGCTCGATGCCTTCGGCGCCCAGCAGATGGATACGTGGGCCCGGGAAGCGTTGAATGACGACGACAAGGAACTGGTCCTCGACCTGACCGGTGCGCCATACCTGAGCAGTGGCGGGATCCGGAGTTTTAACAGCCTGAAGCGGGAGATGAAACGCAGGAGCGGAAGGTTCGCCCTCTCCGGGATCGGGGAATACCCGAAAAAAGTCCTGGACATGGCCGGCTTCAACACGGTGTTCGAGATATTCCTGACAACCGACGATGCAGTTGCCGACATGGCAAAACACCGGAAGAACCCATCGCTCTTCAACGAGATCTTTTACAAGAAGATCGTCGAGGACGGCGTGAACCTCACCATCGAGCCCGGGTGGATGACCTCGCCCCCGGTGCTCCGGGTCATGGGAGATCTCAACAAGGTAATTTTTGCACGAATCGCCGAGGCCGATATCCGGGAGAAGAAGTTCTCGGAAGTCATGTACTCCCTCGGCCTTGGCGCACTCGGCGCCGATAAGAAAGATGCCATGCCGCTTCTCGGCGAGATGATCACCCTCCACGGCTCCATGGTCTGGCTCCCGACCGATGGCAACAATACCCCGGATTTCTTAACGCCCCTGGATGCCGGGGGGGACGTGCCGGTCTATACCGGCTATAATATCACGCTCGACGGCCCCTTCAACGAGTATTTCACGCTGGATGCCACGGATCCTAAGGGAGTATCTGTTGCGGATATTTACCGGATCATTTTCTCATCGGCACAGGAGCGGGTCCGGACTTACCGTGGCATCGTTGCCATAACCATCTGGGGAGTTCTTGTCAGCCTTGCAAGTTCCGGTCTCAAGAAATCGCCTGTCGCCGCGTCAGCCCCCAAGGACGGGGCATCGATCATGGCACCGTCCCATGTGCACGAATGGATGGCATCCGAGACACCGTCCCCGTACAAAGGCGACACGCTCGTGAGCTTCGGTATCGGGATCGATCTCTCGCGGGATCTCTCGTCTTTCCAGGCAGAAGACCTTGCCTCCCTGTATTACGCCAATCCCCTGAACAAGGGGGCAGCAAAACAGATGTACCTTCACAACCACGGGGTTGTGTTTCAGAATATCCCGTACGATCCGTCCCTTGACCTCAACACCCAGGTAAAAAAGATCGTCACTGACGGGGAATTTGTCGACATGCGGCACCTGCTCGATACCACACGGCTCCGCAAGGCAAAGATCGGGGTCTCCTATATCCAGGAGATTGCACGGGAACCCTGA
- a CDS encoding META domain-containing protein yields MDDDYDPEIPEDGENPCREPQKFGLYFYFAIALLGCLAFMVVFVNVPAIQATAGTTITKTGWQLQSIANASGGMEPVGSRNITARFGTGGQLSGFTGCNIYSATYTTNNYAILISPPATSMKYCPEQGVMEQETAYLDNLNATTEFRVSGEALKLYNKTGSPVLAYVPAIS; encoded by the coding sequence ATGGACGACGATTACGACCCGGAGATCCCCGAAGACGGGGAAAACCCGTGCCGGGAGCCGCAGAAGTTCGGGCTTTATTTTTATTTTGCCATCGCGCTTCTCGGGTGCCTCGCCTTCATGGTCGTATTCGTAAATGTCCCGGCAATCCAGGCAACGGCCGGAACAACCATAACAAAGACCGGCTGGCAGCTCCAGTCAATTGCCAATGCGAGCGGGGGAATGGAACCGGTGGGAAGCCGGAACATCACCGCCCGGTTCGGCACCGGCGGCCAGCTCAGCGGGTTTACCGGCTGCAACATCTACAGCGCAACGTACACCACGAACAATTATGCCATCCTGATCTCCCCTCCGGCAACCTCCATGAAATACTGCCCGGAGCAGGGCGTGATGGAACAGGAAACCGCGTACCTGGACAACCTCAATGCCACGACCGAGTTCCGGGTATCGGGTGAGGCACTGAAATTGTACAACAAAACCGGGTCCCCGGTCCTTGCCTATGTTCCCGCCATTTCCTGA
- a CDS encoding PAS domain S-box protein: protein MDTSHDEKPCIEAGILDNALVMIAVLGEKGRVVSWNHAAETITGYSQKEVTGSNAIWKNLYPDKDYRKSVTQKITDILKTKNYFKNLETTIRTRSGESRTILWNTKKIPGENLPKTIAVGMDITGEREAMAFRASIIDNAFDLIAVLGPQGIIRVWNKAAEKITGYAPDEVIGRRDIWKKLYPDAEYRRSVTRKITRIIAGQKYFENLETTIRTKNGEERIISWNTRQIDAGGIYHEIAIGRDITGQRKAEEALVAYMTEMAMRLKQPVGIVSNTLMESAQFVKEGMLTSDEIIMVLQGQARNTARIAENIQEFQAAIVAKNESIPEAYRKFLEG from the coding sequence ATGGATACATCACACGATGAAAAGCCCTGTATCGAGGCGGGGATTCTTGACAACGCACTGGTCATGATAGCAGTCCTCGGCGAGAAGGGCCGGGTTGTTTCCTGGAACCACGCAGCAGAAACCATCACCGGATATTCGCAGAAGGAAGTTACCGGCAGCAACGCAATCTGGAAAAATCTCTATCCCGACAAGGATTACCGGAAAAGTGTTACGCAGAAAATTACGGATATTCTCAAAACAAAAAATTATTTTAAAAATCTCGAAACAACGATCCGCACCCGTTCCGGTGAATCCCGCACCATTCTCTGGAATACCAAAAAGATCCCGGGGGAGAACCTGCCAAAAACCATTGCAGTAGGTATGGATATTACCGGTGAGCGGGAGGCAATGGCGTTCCGCGCAAGTATCATTGACAATGCTTTTGATCTCATTGCCGTGCTCGGTCCGCAGGGAATAATCCGGGTCTGGAACAAGGCCGCAGAGAAGATTACAGGATATGCACCCGATGAAGTGATCGGCCGCCGCGATATCTGGAAAAAACTCTATCCTGACGCTGAATATCGCCGCAGTGTTACCCGGAAGATAACGAGAATCATTGCCGGACAAAAGTATTTCGAAAATCTTGAGACAACGATCCGTACGAAAAACGGGGAAGAACGGATCATATCCTGGAATACCCGGCAGATTGATGCCGGAGGCATATACCACGAGATTGCAATAGGGAGGGACATCACCGGGCAGCGGAAAGCGGAGGAAGCGCTGGTTGCCTATATGACCGAGATGGCCATGCGGCTGAAACAGCCGGTCGGGATTGTCAGCAATACTCTCATGGAATCGGCCCAGTTCGTGAAGGAGGGAATGCTCACCAGCGATGAAATTATCATGGTGCTCCAGGGACAGGCCCGCAATACTGCCCGGATTGCAGAAAATATCCAGGAGTTCCAGGCCGCGATTGTTGCAAAGAACGAATCGATTCCTGAGGCGTACCGGAAATTCCTTGAGGGGTGA
- a CDS encoding histidine kinase dimerization/phosphoacceptor domain -containing protein, whose amino-acid sequence MTEILTQVEEFSAILSFVISLISLLAYRENRSRMPLFVGCGFAIFGFSYLLTIFSITQEMDYVILLIRMFGFVTVLFAVYTNLGEVRNQITLLSEKNASLQSEIQVRTRAEQELMTSESRLNAVIQGSPIPQFVISKDHKVLYWNNALRAYSGISSADVIGTNQHWRAFYDTERPCMADLLVDGTVEKIAAWYAGKYSPSPLVEGAYEATDFIPRLGKAGTWLHFTAAPIRDEAGTIVGAVETLEDITDRKRAEEALRESEAKYHTLFDKTRDAVLIIENNLFVDCNAAALGMLGYVTKDELFLTHPSKISPPVQPDGRSSFEKAEELMAITLRDGSNRFEWMHRRANGEDFWVEVSLTAIPLRDHQIIHTAWRDITDRKKAEAEIQRSLDEKEVLLKEIHHRVKNNLQVVWGLIDLQIQTLKDPRMINILRDSQNRIRTMSLIHETLYKSRDLSHIEILPYLRSLVSTLFSTYSISPEKIQVQFAIENVLLDAESAIPCGLIVNELMSNAFKHAFPGDRTGTISVGFALENGMYTLVFSDTGVGMPPGFDYLATESLGLKLVNVLATDQLDGSIELIPENGTKFIIRFPERIPAPAQYGSSCR is encoded by the coding sequence ATGACCGAGATCCTGACCCAGGTTGAAGAATTCAGTGCAATCCTGTCATTCGTAATCAGTCTTATCAGCCTGCTGGCGTACCGGGAAAACCGGAGCCGGATGCCCCTGTTTGTTGGCTGCGGGTTTGCGATTTTCGGTTTTTCGTACCTGCTGACAATTTTCTCGATCACGCAGGAGATGGACTACGTGATCCTGCTCATACGGATGTTTGGATTCGTCACGGTACTTTTTGCCGTATATACGAACCTGGGCGAAGTACGAAACCAGATCACTCTTCTCTCAGAAAAAAATGCATCGCTCCAGTCGGAGATCCAGGTCAGGACCCGGGCGGAACAGGAGCTCATGACCAGCGAATCGCGGCTGAATGCGGTTATCCAGGGATCGCCGATACCCCAGTTTGTTATCAGTAAGGATCACAAGGTTCTCTACTGGAACAATGCCCTCCGGGCTTACAGCGGCATTTCTTCTGCCGATGTTATCGGGACGAACCAGCACTGGCGGGCATTTTACGATACGGAGAGACCCTGCATGGCAGATCTTCTTGTCGACGGGACTGTCGAGAAGATAGCCGCATGGTATGCAGGGAAATATTCTCCCTCGCCTCTTGTAGAAGGCGCGTACGAGGCCACGGATTTCATCCCGCGCCTGGGCAAGGCAGGGACCTGGCTTCATTTTACCGCAGCCCCGATCCGGGATGAAGCCGGCACAATTGTCGGCGCTGTCGAAACCCTGGAAGATATCACCGATCGCAAACGTGCGGAAGAAGCGCTCAGGGAAAGCGAAGCAAAATACCACACGCTGTTTGACAAGACCAGGGATGCCGTGCTGATTATCGAGAATAATCTTTTTGTTGACTGCAATGCCGCAGCACTCGGGATGCTGGGGTACGTCACCAAGGATGAATTATTCCTGACCCATCCGTCAAAAATCTCCCCGCCCGTTCAGCCGGATGGCCGTTCATCATTTGAAAAGGCCGAGGAGCTGATGGCGATAACCCTGCGGGATGGAAGTAACCGTTTTGAATGGATGCACCGGAGAGCGAACGGCGAGGACTTCTGGGTGGAAGTATCCCTTACCGCAATCCCGCTCCGGGACCACCAGATCATCCATACTGCATGGAGGGACATAACCGACCGGAAAAAAGCCGAGGCAGAGATCCAGCGTTCCCTGGATGAAAAAGAGGTGCTCCTAAAAGAGATCCATCACCGGGTCAAGAACAATCTCCAGGTCGTGTGGGGGCTCATCGATCTCCAGATCCAGACCCTGAAGGACCCACGTATGATCAATATCCTGCGGGACAGCCAGAACCGGATCCGGACCATGTCCCTTATCCATGAAACGCTGTACAAATCCCGGGATCTCTCGCACATCGAAATTCTCCCCTATCTCCGGAGCCTCGTGAGTACCCTGTTCTCGACGTATTCGATATCGCCGGAGAAAATACAGGTACAGTTTGCCATCGAGAATGTTTTGCTGGATGCCGAGTCTGCCATTCCCTGCGGCCTTATCGTGAATGAACTGATGTCCAATGCGTTCAAACATGCATTCCCGGGCGATCGTACCGGGACGATTTCCGTGGGGTTTGCGCTTGAAAACGGCATGTACACCCTCGTTTTTTCGGATACCGGTGTTGGCATGCCCCCGGGATTTGACTACCTGGCCACCGAGAGTCTGGGTCTCAAGCTCGTGAATGTCCTTGCAACCGACCAGCTGGACGGGAGTATCGAGCTGATACCGGAGAACGGGACGAAATTTATTATCCGGTTTCCCGAACGGATACCTGCCCCCGCACAATACGGGTCATCCTGCAGGTGA
- a CDS encoding response regulator, protein MAKILIVEDDSIIALTIQGRLKQFGYDIAGRASTGEDAIRKVKELEPDLVLMDIHLKGPMDGIQAAETVYGFYNVPVIYLTAFSDEKTLERAQNTSPFGYVIKPFSDDTLRTAIKMALLKDHSDKEKQKRRDMHTWD, encoded by the coding sequence ATGGCAAAAATTCTCATTGTTGAAGATGACTCGATCATCGCGCTGACCATCCAGGGACGACTCAAACAGTTCGGCTATGACATAGCAGGCCGGGCCTCAACCGGGGAAGACGCGATCCGGAAAGTAAAAGAACTCGAACCGGATCTCGTTCTCATGGATATCCACCTCAAGGGCCCCATGGACGGGATACAGGCAGCTGAAACCGTTTATGGTTTTTACAATGTGCCGGTCATTTACCTTACGGCATTTTCCGATGAGAAAACGCTTGAACGGGCGCAGAATACTTCACCTTTCGGTTATGTCATCAAGCCGTTCAGCGATGACACCCTCCGGACTGCAATAAAAATGGCATTACTCAAAGACCATTCCGATAAAGAAAAACAAAAAAGGCGGGATATGCATACCTGGGATTAG